A genomic window from Companilactobacillus alimentarius DSM 20249 includes:
- the dltA gene encoding D-alanine--poly(phosphoribitol) ligase subunit DltA, producing the protein MNKIIEAITTVALQNPDKICYKNGTQTHTYQELIQKSDRIASFIQDNYLPAKSPLIIFGGQQFEMLVMFLGSIKAGHAYIPVDDGSDPQRVIQINSVAKPALILNWSKTNDFDVDTPQVTKSELEHILNSENNIYDSNRSVGPDDNFYIIFTSGTTGTPKGVQISTNNILDFTHWAQKEFNYSSEMNMLLQAPFSFDLSVFDIYPGLMNGAVLNVVDKDTTKNFGKLQSAIVDSDFNTWVSTPSFFEMCLLFRGFDAEHLPQLKKFIFCGEELTHATAKKLLKKFPDAELYNTYGPTENTVAITAIRIDEKVLSEFDRLPIGYLKPNMDHEIIGNVDKKTGMITGELLVSGPDVSKGYLNNPVQTKKAFEVINGKVFYHTGDMVSEASDGLLFYHGRTDFQIKMHGYRIELEEVDSMLGNLKQVKQSCTVPLYNNKKQVSKMIACIVLENEFEDDDANDLSSDIKDSLKETTMEYMIPNVLRFVKQLPISKNGKIDRKTLIGQINE; encoded by the coding sequence ATGAATAAAATCATTGAAGCAATAACTACTGTCGCATTGCAGAATCCTGACAAAATTTGCTACAAAAATGGAACTCAGACACATACCTATCAAGAATTGATCCAAAAATCGGATCGTATAGCAAGTTTTATTCAAGATAATTATTTGCCTGCTAAGAGTCCGCTAATAATTTTTGGTGGTCAACAATTTGAGATGTTAGTAATGTTTCTGGGCTCTATCAAAGCTGGACATGCTTATATTCCAGTTGATGATGGTTCAGATCCTCAAAGAGTCATTCAAATTAATTCTGTCGCAAAGCCTGCCTTGATTTTAAATTGGAGCAAAACAAATGACTTTGACGTCGATACTCCTCAAGTAACCAAGAGTGAATTGGAACACATTTTAAATTCTGAAAATAATATTTATGACAGTAATCGTAGTGTTGGTCCAGATGATAATTTTTATATTATTTTTACTTCAGGAACTACTGGTACACCAAAAGGTGTTCAAATCAGCACTAACAACATATTAGATTTCACGCATTGGGCTCAAAAAGAATTCAATTATTCTAGTGAAATGAATATGCTCTTACAAGCACCGTTCTCATTTGACCTTTCTGTCTTTGATATTTATCCCGGATTGATGAATGGAGCGGTTTTAAATGTAGTCGATAAAGATACGACAAAGAATTTTGGTAAATTGCAGAGCGCAATCGTTGATTCCGATTTCAACACTTGGGTTTCAACACCTTCATTTTTTGAAATGTGCTTGTTATTTAGAGGTTTCGATGCAGAACATTTACCTCAATTAAAGAAGTTCATTTTCTGTGGTGAAGAATTGACTCATGCTACAGCTAAGAAATTATTGAAAAAATTTCCTGATGCAGAACTTTATAATACTTACGGTCCAACTGAAAATACCGTCGCTATTACGGCCATTAGAATTGATGAGAAGGTTCTGTCTGAGTTCGATCGACTTCCAATTGGTTATTTGAAACCTAATATGGATCACGAAATTATTGGAAATGTTGATAAAAAAACAGGGATGATAACAGGTGAGTTATTGGTCAGCGGACCAGATGTATCAAAGGGATATTTGAATAATCCAGTCCAAACAAAGAAAGCTTTTGAAGTGATTAATGGTAAAGTTTTCTATCACACCGGCGATATGGTTAGTGAAGCTAGTGATGGCTTGCTGTTCTATCACGGAAGAACTGATTTTCAAATTAAAATGCATGGTTACAGAATTGAATTAGAAGAAGTGGATTCAATGCTAGGCAATCTAAAACAAGTTAAACAATCTTGTACAGTGCCTCTATACAATAATAAGAAGCAAGTCAGCAAAATGATTGCTTGTATTGTATTGGAAAATGAATTTGAAGATGATGATGCTAATGACTTAAGTTCCGATATTAAGGATTCTTTGAAAGAAACGACGATGGAATATATGATTCCCAATGTTTTGAGATTTGTAAAGCAACTACCAATTAGTAAAAATGGCAAAATTGATAGGAAGACTTTGATAGGTCAGATCAATGAATAA
- a CDS encoding teichoic acid D-Ala incorporation-associated protein DltX, with protein sequence MKNNFLVFLKKPVTVFIIKTVIFFAIFLVLIYIYGYNGVGSAKFIYNEF encoded by the coding sequence ATGAAAAATAATTTCCTAGTTTTTCTAAAGAAGCCGGTTACAGTTTTTATTATTAAAACGGTTATATTTTTCGCTATTTTCCTAGTACTTATATATATATATGGATATAACGGTGTCGGTAGTGCCAAATTTATTTATAACGAATTTTAA
- the rpsN gene encoding 30S ribosomal protein S14 — protein MARKAKIEREKRLQETVAKYAPLRRKLKAEHDYKKLSLLPRDASPVRLHSRDELDGRPHAYLRKFGMSRLNFRRLAHDGKIPGVRKASW, from the coding sequence ATGGCTCGTAAAGCTAAAATTGAACGTGAAAAAAGATTACAAGAAACAGTAGCAAAATATGCTCCGTTACGGAGAAAATTAAAGGCTGAACATGACTATAAGAAATTGAGCTTATTGCCACGAGATGCTTCCCCAGTAAGATTGCATTCTCGGGATGAACTGGATGGTCGTCCACATGCCTATTTGAGAAAATTTGGCATGTCACGATTGAACTTTCGTCGTTTGGCACATGATGGCAAGATACCTGGTGTTAGAAAAGCCAGTTGGTAG
- a CDS encoding ROK family protein translates to MKDVALIDVGGTSIKYGLWNAKKQELTDKGSFETPDDLNGYYSGLTKVINSFKENHDLAGVGMSTPGAVNKKNGVIEGASALPYIHNFKIQAELEKQFALPVSMENDANCAALAEMDSGVAQGMKNLIFMVIGTGVGGSVILDGHVHHGKHLFGGEFGYTLSEGSQTLSELGTAVSLAKRYNEERNTKYSGKEIFVLAKNGDKLAQTLTQDLYHHLAVAIYNLQYSFDPEMIVLGGGISQADFLIPNIEKEIHKILDVVKIAPFMPVIKCCDYHNDANLIGAYVDFKQSI, encoded by the coding sequence ATGAAAGATGTAGCTTTGATTGATGTGGGCGGTACAAGTATTAAATATGGTTTATGGAATGCAAAGAAACAAGAATTAACTGACAAGGGATCATTTGAGACTCCAGATGACTTGAATGGTTATTATTCTGGACTTACTAAAGTGATTAATTCTTTTAAAGAAAATCATGATTTAGCAGGGGTTGGAATGAGTACTCCCGGAGCCGTCAATAAGAAAAACGGCGTAATTGAAGGTGCTAGTGCTTTACCGTATATTCATAATTTTAAGATACAAGCAGAGTTAGAGAAGCAATTTGCTTTACCAGTAAGTATGGAAAATGATGCCAATTGTGCTGCCTTGGCTGAAATGGATAGCGGGGTTGCTCAAGGAATGAAAAACTTAATATTCATGGTTATTGGAACTGGCGTAGGTGGATCAGTGATTTTAGACGGTCACGTACATCACGGTAAGCATCTTTTTGGAGGTGAATTTGGTTATACTCTTTCAGAAGGAAGCCAAACATTGAGTGAACTAGGAACGGCGGTCTCATTAGCTAAGCGTTATAACGAAGAAAGAAACACTAAATATTCAGGAAAAGAAATTTTCGTATTGGCTAAAAATGGCGATAAATTAGCTCAAACTTTGACTCAAGATTTGTACCATCATTTGGCAGTAGCAATCTACAATTTACAATACAGTTTTGATCCTGAGATGATTGTCTTAGGAGGCGGTATTTCTCAAGCAGATTTTTTGATACCTAATATTGAGAAAGAAATCCATAAGATATTGGATGTAGTGAAGATTGCCCCATTTATGCCCGTGATAAAATGTTGCGATTACCATAATGATGCCAACTTGATTGGTGCTTATGTAGATTTCAAACAAAGTATTTGA
- a CDS encoding WxL domain-containing protein — MKSIKKIIYLLALASLGLSLTPLTTVQAADTKALTVQNSLDSTSSDNSTDSKSIVTALDATTDAADSKASNVSVTVLSGILTLDAVPDFNFGNMAPGSTVKLKSNDADVSDFNTDKDSGTVNAGIDGNKNGYLQVTDSRNLTDSSNMPGFQLTASIGQLQTSDNTQTLDDILHLNSLNLVNSNDENVSNSGSTLKTNDVDISSLDGKAQTVMNLKKGEYNPGVIRATYNTPDSANLTIPSSSSSSKEAKNMNAVVTWTLTASPSVTSN; from the coding sequence ATGAAATCAATCAAAAAAATCATTTACTTATTAGCGTTGGCTAGCCTTGGTCTGTCCTTAACACCCCTAACAACAGTCCAAGCAGCCGATACTAAGGCTTTGACTGTTCAAAATAGTCTCGATAGCACTTCTAGTGATAATTCAACAGATTCTAAATCAATTGTTACCGCTTTAGATGCAACTACAGACGCTGCCGATTCTAAGGCCTCAAATGTTAGTGTAACTGTTCTTTCCGGTATCTTGACACTTGATGCTGTTCCTGATTTCAATTTTGGAAATATGGCACCTGGTTCTACTGTTAAACTAAAGAGCAATGATGCGGACGTGTCAGATTTCAACACTGATAAGGATTCTGGCACTGTCAATGCTGGTATTGATGGTAACAAAAATGGTTATCTTCAAGTTACCGATTCACGTAATCTAACTGACTCAAGTAATATGCCCGGCTTCCAATTGACAGCATCAATCGGACAACTTCAAACTAGTGATAATACACAGACGCTTGACGATATCCTTCATCTTAATTCACTTAACCTAGTAAATTCTAATGATGAAAATGTTTCAAACTCTGGTTCAACACTCAAAACTAATGATGTAGATATCAGTAGTTTAGATGGCAAAGCTCAGACGGTCATGAATTTAAAGAAGGGTGAATACAACCCCGGTGTAATTAGGGCAACATACAACACGCCCGACAGTGCTAATCTTACAATTCCAAGTTCATCAAGTAGCTCAAAAGAAGCTAAAAATATGAACGCTGTTGTTACTTGGACATTAACTGCCAGTCCTAGTGTAACTTCAAACTAA
- a CDS encoding glycoside hydrolase family 1 protein yields MLEFPKDFAWGAATSGPQSEGNFHKPNQNVFDYWFEKKPDDFYDGVGPDEASNFYNDYQKDIPLMAQAGIKALRTSIQWSRLIKNLDTGEVDPDGVEFYNNVIDCLLKNGVEPYINLFHFDLPVKLYQEFGGWESKHVTDLFADYAEKCFELFGNRVKNWFTFNEPKVILDGEYLYQFHYPLRVDGPASVQVAYNLNLASAKAIEKFKNWKKKSNSNARIGTILNLTPAYPATNDPEDVKAAKFATMWDDNMFLDPAVLGHFPADLVKILDNAGVLWESTPEELKLIAENTVDVLGVNFYHPERVKRPSVSPKSLQDWMPDIYFDNYEMPGRVMNVDKGWEIYPQTLYDIAINIRDNYRNIPWFVSENGMGVSREERFMKNGVIQDDYRINFIREHLVQLHKGIAAGSNCHGYFVWTAIDCWSWKNAYRNRYGLIRDDIHTQTKTLKKSAHWYSKVSSTNKIE; encoded by the coding sequence ATGTTAGAGTTTCCAAAAGATTTTGCTTGGGGAGCGGCTACTTCTGGTCCTCAATCAGAAGGTAACTTTCATAAGCCTAATCAAAATGTTTTTGATTACTGGTTTGAGAAAAAGCCAGATGATTTCTATGACGGAGTCGGACCAGATGAAGCTTCAAATTTCTATAACGATTATCAAAAAGATATTCCTTTAATGGCTCAGGCTGGAATAAAAGCTTTGAGGACTTCTATTCAGTGGAGTCGTTTAATTAAAAATTTGGATACAGGTGAAGTTGATCCTGATGGAGTAGAGTTTTATAACAATGTGATTGATTGTTTACTGAAAAACGGCGTTGAACCGTATATTAATTTATTTCATTTTGATTTACCGGTTAAGCTTTACCAAGAATTTGGAGGCTGGGAATCTAAACATGTAACGGATCTCTTTGCAGATTATGCCGAAAAATGTTTTGAATTGTTTGGAAATCGAGTTAAAAATTGGTTTACTTTTAATGAACCTAAAGTAATTTTGGATGGAGAGTATTTATATCAATTTCATTATCCATTGCGTGTAGATGGACCAGCTTCTGTTCAAGTGGCCTATAATCTAAACTTAGCTTCTGCTAAGGCAATCGAAAAATTTAAAAATTGGAAAAAGAAATCTAATTCAAATGCGAGAATAGGTACAATTTTGAATTTAACACCAGCATATCCTGCAACTAATGATCCAGAAGATGTTAAGGCTGCTAAATTTGCAACTATGTGGGATGACAATATGTTTCTTGATCCAGCAGTTTTGGGACATTTCCCAGCTGATTTGGTAAAAATTTTGGATAATGCCGGTGTACTTTGGGAAAGTACGCCTGAAGAATTAAAATTGATTGCCGAGAATACTGTGGATGTTTTAGGTGTTAATTTCTATCATCCAGAAAGAGTTAAAAGACCTAGCGTATCGCCTAAGAGTTTACAAGATTGGATGCCAGATATTTATTTTGACAATTATGAAATGCCTGGAAGAGTCATGAATGTTGATAAAGGATGGGAAATTTATCCGCAAACACTCTATGATATTGCCATCAATATTCGTGATAATTATAGAAATATTCCGTGGTTCGTCTCGGAAAACGGAATGGGTGTTTCACGTGAAGAACGATTTATGAAAAATGGGGTTATTCAGGATGACTATCGAATTAATTTCATTCGTGAACATCTTGTACAGTTGCATAAAGGGATTGCAGCTGGCTCCAATTGCCATGGGTATTTTGTTTGGACAGCTATTGATTGTTGGTCTTGGAAGAATGCTTATCGTAATCGTTATGGATTGATTCGTGATGATATTCATACTCAAACTAAGACATTAAAAAAGTCGGCCCACTGGTACAGTAAAGTAAGCAGTACTAATAAAATAGAATAA
- a CDS encoding ROK family protein → MNNLGLIDIGGTSIKFAVMQNNELKKLSSVKTPETLEDFYTSLTNKVNLMKKDYQITGVGISSPGAVNKKTGVIEGASAIPYIHNFKIQQTLEKHFGLPISMENDANCAALAELDSGADKDVSSLLFLIIGTGVGGSVIINHQIWHGAHLFGGEFGFTLVDDKNTLSNLATSVGVAQRYNQNSQPKTDYSGKEVFDLADQGDIRAQKEVQTMYYSLAKGIYNLQYSFDPELVVLGGAVSNNPQLIPSVNKEIEKIRKVVKIASIKPQVVACKYTDEANLRGAAVDFYQTYPKES, encoded by the coding sequence ATGAATAATTTAGGTTTGATTGATATTGGTGGTACCTCAATAAAATTTGCAGTAATGCAAAATAATGAATTGAAAAAATTGTCCTCGGTTAAAACTCCCGAAACATTAGAAGATTTTTATACTAGTCTGACTAATAAAGTTAATCTAATGAAGAAAGATTATCAGATTACTGGTGTAGGCATTAGTTCTCCGGGTGCAGTTAATAAGAAAACTGGTGTTATTGAAGGAGCTTCGGCAATTCCATATATTCATAATTTTAAGATTCAACAAACTCTAGAAAAGCACTTTGGATTACCGATTAGCATGGAAAATGATGCCAATTGCGCTGCCTTAGCCGAATTAGATTCAGGAGCGGATAAAGATGTCTCTAGTCTATTGTTCTTAATTATTGGTACTGGAGTTGGCGGATCAGTAATCATTAATCATCAAATTTGGCATGGAGCACATTTATTCGGTGGCGAGTTTGGTTTTACTTTAGTAGATGATAAAAATACGTTGAGTAACTTAGCTACTTCGGTTGGCGTAGCCCAAAGATATAATCAAAATTCTCAGCCCAAGACTGACTATAGTGGTAAAGAAGTGTTTGATTTAGCTGATCAAGGCGACATTCGAGCTCAAAAGGAAGTTCAAACGATGTACTATTCACTTGCTAAGGGGATTTATAATCTGCAGTACAGCTTTGATCCGGAATTAGTTGTTCTGGGGGGAGCAGTTTCAAATAATCCGCAACTAATTCCTTCTGTAAATAAAGAAATTGAAAAAATTCGTAAAGTAGTTAAAATTGCTTCAATTAAACCACAGGTAGTAGCTTGTAAGTATACTGATGAAGCTAATCTTCGTGGGGCTGCAGTAGACTTTTATCAAACTTATCCAAAGGAGAGTTAA